CGATCTCTCTGGCCGACCAGGCTTATGAAAAAATAAAATCAAATATCCTGAAACTGAGCTACCCGCCCGGAATGTCCCTTACTGAGGCTATGCTCACAAAAGAACTCGGCATGAGCCGGAGTCCCGTGCGCACCGCAATACGGATGCTGCAGGCGGAAGGTCTTATCGTTACGGACTATTATAAATCCATGACAGTGAAGGAGATCACAGATAAGGACATCAACGAGATCTACCAGCTGAGAGAACTACTGGAGGGCGAGGCCTTTAAAATGATATTTTCCGAAAAGCGCCATGAAGAGTTTTCCTACCGCATCGAGGAGAAGATCGTGCGCATGTGCGCCGCGGCGGGAGACGTCTACGAGTGGGAAGTGGCGGACACTGCCATGCATATGGAGATCGTCAGCATATTTGAAAATGAGCGTATCAACAAAATTTATGAAAGTAATCTGTCGGAGCTCATACGAATGGGACAATATTCTATAAAAAACGGAATGCATATACCGAAAACGAATGAGAATCTAAAGAAGATGGTGCGTTACATGAGAAAAGGGGATTATGAAAGATCATTTGAAATATTGAAGGCAGATCATTTTGGAATCGGCAAAAACAGTGCACTGAAAAAAAACAGCGTTTAAGACTGTGCCCGAAAACGGCCCCGCTCGCATCACACGATGCGGCGGGGCCGTTGTTTCGGGCATATTTACTTTACACACCCATTTCTTCGATATATCTGCAGGCCGCAAGGGCCGCCACCGAACCGTCCGCTGCTGCTGTCGTGAGCTGGCGCACTTCTTTTGTGCGGCAGTCTCCCGCTGCAAAGATGCCCGGACAGGAAGTCATACAGTCTTCTGCCGCAAGAATATAACCTTCTTCATTCAGCTTTACTGTCTCCTCAAACGGATCGTTGTTTGGCTTTTGTCCTACTGCTATAAAAACTCCCTCTACTTTAAGTTCTGAGGCTTCACCTGTCTTCTTGTTCAGGATGCCGACACTCTCTACCGCATCTGTGCCCTTGATCTCAGACACAACGCTGTCAAGTACAAATGATACATTCTCTCTTTCACTCAGTGACGCCACAAGATGCTTCTCTCCCCGGAATTCATCCCTCCGGTGGATCACATACACATGGCTGCAGTATTCGCTTAAAAAGACTGCATCCTGAAGCGCAGTGCTGCCTCCTCCTACAACAGCTACATCGCTGCCTTTAAAGAACGCCCCGTCACACACCGCACAGTATGATACTCCCGCCCCAACAAGCGCCTCTTCACGCGGTACTCCAAGATGGCGGTGCGTTACCCCGGTTGCCAGGATCACTGTCCTGCATGGTATCTCCGCATCTTCTGTCACGACGATCTTGTTCCCGC
This is a stretch of genomic DNA from [Clostridium] hylemonae DSM 15053. It encodes these proteins:
- the trxB gene encoding thioredoxin-disulfide reductase, yielding MYDIVIVGGGTAGMTAAIYGLRAGKKVLLIEGTTFGGQITLSPHVENYPGIAEVSGSEFATAMAEQVSALGAELEYTKVKAVRKDGGNKIVVTEDAEIPCRTVILATGVTHRHLGVPREEALVGAGVSYCAVCDGAFFKGSDVAVVGGGSTALQDAVFLSEYCSHVYVIHRRDEFRGEKHLVASLSERENVSFVLDSVVSEIKGTDAVESVGILNKKTGEASELKVEGVFIAVGQKPNNDPFEETVKLNEEGYILAAEDCMTSCPGIFAAGDCRTKEVRQLTTAAADGSVAALAACRYIEEMGV
- a CDS encoding GntR family transcriptional regulator, whose protein sequence is MAEKTISLADQAYEKIKSNILKLSYPPGMSLTEAMLTKELGMSRSPVRTAIRMLQAEGLIVTDYYKSMTVKEITDKDINEIYQLRELLEGEAFKMIFSEKRHEEFSYRIEEKIVRMCAAAGDVYEWEVADTAMHMEIVSIFENERINKIYESNLSELIRMGQYSIKNGMHIPKTNENLKKMVRYMRKGDYERSFEILKADHFGIGKNSALKKNSV